One stretch of Astatotilapia calliptera chromosome 3, fAstCal1.2, whole genome shotgun sequence DNA includes these proteins:
- the LOC113010615 gene encoding zinc finger protein 239-like codes for MTSTQKDQHAARSQRSREADKPHRRKGEKTYSCDECGKSFTRAGNFKKHQLIHSGVKPYSCDLCGKSFTQAGSLKAHQFIHSGFKPYSCDLCGKSFTQAGHLKNHQLIHSGVKPYSCDLCGKYFTQAGDLKKHQLIHSGVKPYSCDLCRKSFTQAGSLKRHQLLHSGVKPYSCDLCGNYFTQAGSLKTHHLIHSGFKPYSCDLCGKSFTKAGDLKIHQLIHSGVKPYSCKLCGKSFARNRNLQRHLVTHSGIKAYSCDFCGKSFSDKRYRNIHLRIHTGNDVYFCDQCGKLFATDAQIKQHMFTHTEERPYKCDLCEKTFKAPHQLNKHQQIHS; via the coding sequence gaccaacatgcagcaagaagtcagcgctctcgggaggccgacaaacctcacagaagaaagggagagaaaacctacagctgtgatgagtgtggaaagtcttttacccgggctggaaactttaaaaaacatcaactcatccacagtggagttaaaccttacagctgcgacttgtgtggaaagtcttttacccaggctggaagcTTAAAAGCACACCAattcatccacagtggatttaaaccttacagctgtgacttgtgtggaaagtcttttactcaggctggacacttaaaaaatcaccaactcatccacagtggagttaaaccttacagctgtgatttGTGTGGAAAGtattttacccaggctggagacttaaaaaaacatcaactcatccacagtggagttaaaccttacagctgtgacttgtgtagaaagtcttttacccaggctggaagcttaaaaagacaccaactcctccacagtggagttaaaccttacagctgcgacttgtgtggaaattattttacccaggctggaagcttaaaaacacaccacttAATCCAtagtggatttaaaccttacagctgtgacttgtgtggaaagtcttttaccaaggctggagacttaaaaatacaccaactcatccacagtggagttaaaccttacagctgtaagttgtgtggaaagtcttttgctCGAAATAGAAacttacagaggcatctagttacccactctggaattaaggcgtacagctgtgacttttGTGGCAAAAGTTTCAGCGACAAACGGTACCGAAATATTCACCTACGGATTCACACTGGAAATGATGTTTActtctgtgatcagtgtgggaaacTGTTTGCAACAGATGCACAGATAAAacaacacatgtttacccacactgaggagagaccttataaatgtgacctgtgtgagaagacgtTTAAAGCTCCACATCAGCTGAacaaacaccaacagatccactcCTGA